The Ornithinimicrobium faecis genome includes a window with the following:
- the malQ gene encoding 4-alpha-glucanotransferase produces MTSALPTHLAELAQGHGVATEFWDWQGHHREVEESTIRAVLEALGVPAADDEQIKAGLVALHEDPWRRVLPPVAVMRAGTAHRLPVHLPAKTEFTVRIVLEGDGVVEVAHTRGAVNKQVDGRTLSQFEVQLSDSLPLGWHTVEVRAQETSTQGASTASPTAHTMPLVVAPAKLELPEFLQRDGEQAWGVMTQLYAMRSRRSWGTGDLADLADLGAWAAGLGADFALVNPLHAAEPHPPMEPSPYLPTTRRFVNPIYIRVEDVPEVAYLSAAERQLVEWHADDAQRFNELDFLERDAVWVVKEAALRMVFRQARSVRRERAFHAFVEREGQGLVDYAVWAALFGLHGSDWREWPEQFQDPRGAAVEKFREEHAAEVEFHCWLQWILAEQLATVQREVTDTGMRLGIFHDLAVGVHPHGADTWALGDALARNVTVGAPADQYNQLGQDWSQPPWRPDKLAELGYAPYREMIRAVLRDAGGLRVDHVIGLFRLWWIPEGTSAGEGTYVRYDHEAMIGILMLEAHRAGAVVVGEDLGTVEPWVRDYLTESGILGTSILWFERDWDGGGGLVPPENYRELCLATVTTHDLPPTAGYLAGVHVDLRHSLGLLDRSLEEEKAADEAARGEVLADLRRRGLVREGASVAEQVEALHRFLGFTASKLIGVSVSDLAQDTRVINQPGTDEEYPNWRVPLAGTEGRPVMLEELFAWRSARRLARTVSREA; encoded by the coding sequence GTGACATCTGCTCTGCCCACCCACCTTGCTGAGCTCGCTCAGGGGCACGGGGTGGCGACCGAGTTCTGGGACTGGCAGGGCCATCACCGAGAGGTCGAGGAGTCAACGATCAGAGCGGTGCTGGAGGCCCTCGGCGTCCCCGCGGCCGACGACGAGCAGATCAAGGCGGGCCTGGTTGCCCTGCACGAGGACCCATGGCGACGAGTCCTGCCACCGGTCGCGGTCATGCGGGCTGGCACCGCACACCGCCTCCCCGTCCACCTGCCCGCCAAGACCGAGTTCACCGTGCGAATCGTCCTCGAGGGTGACGGCGTCGTGGAGGTCGCGCACACGCGCGGTGCGGTCAACAAGCAGGTCGACGGCCGCACGCTCAGCCAGTTTGAGGTGCAGCTGTCCGACTCACTGCCGTTGGGCTGGCACACGGTCGAGGTGCGCGCGCAGGAGACGTCCACGCAGGGTGCCTCCACGGCCAGTCCGACCGCGCACACGATGCCCCTGGTCGTGGCGCCCGCCAAGCTCGAGCTGCCCGAGTTCCTGCAGCGCGATGGCGAGCAGGCGTGGGGCGTGATGACCCAGCTCTATGCGATGCGTTCGCGCCGTTCCTGGGGGACGGGCGACTTGGCTGACCTGGCTGATCTCGGTGCGTGGGCTGCCGGACTGGGCGCGGACTTTGCGCTGGTCAACCCGCTGCACGCGGCCGAACCGCACCCGCCCATGGAGCCCTCGCCCTATCTGCCGACGACGCGGCGGTTCGTCAACCCGATCTATATCCGGGTCGAGGACGTGCCCGAGGTCGCCTACCTCTCGGCCGCCGAGCGTCAGTTGGTCGAGTGGCACGCCGATGATGCCCAGCGCTTCAACGAGCTCGACTTCCTCGAGCGCGACGCGGTGTGGGTCGTCAAGGAGGCCGCCCTGCGGATGGTCTTTCGGCAGGCCCGATCGGTCCGGCGTGAGCGGGCCTTTCACGCCTTCGTGGAGCGGGAGGGGCAGGGACTGGTCGACTACGCAGTGTGGGCCGCCCTGTTCGGCTTGCACGGGTCTGACTGGCGGGAGTGGCCGGAGCAGTTCCAGGACCCACGCGGTGCAGCCGTCGAGAAGTTCCGGGAGGAGCACGCTGCGGAGGTCGAGTTCCACTGCTGGTTGCAGTGGATCCTGGCGGAGCAGCTCGCCACGGTGCAGCGCGAGGTCACCGACACCGGCATGCGCTTGGGCATCTTCCACGACCTGGCGGTCGGGGTGCACCCGCACGGGGCGGACACCTGGGCCCTGGGCGACGCCCTCGCCCGCAACGTCACCGTGGGGGCCCCCGCCGACCAGTACAACCAGCTCGGTCAGGACTGGTCGCAACCGCCGTGGCGTCCGGACAAGCTAGCCGAGCTCGGCTACGCGCCCTACCGCGAGATGATCCGGGCCGTCCTGCGTGATGCCGGCGGGCTGCGGGTCGACCACGTCATTGGTCTGTTCCGCCTCTGGTGGATCCCGGAGGGGACCTCGGCCGGGGAGGGCACCTACGTGCGCTACGACCACGAGGCGATGATCGGCATACTCATGCTCGAGGCCCACCGGGCCGGGGCGGTCGTGGTCGGAGAGGACCTCGGGACCGTCGAGCCGTGGGTGCGTGACTATCTCACCGAGTCCGGCATCCTCGGCACGTCCATCCTGTGGTTCGAGCGGGACTGGGACGGCGGGGGCGGGCTGGTTCCGCCGGAGAACTATCGCGAGCTGTGCCTGGCCACCGTGACCACCCACGACCTGCCGCCGACCGCCGGCTACCTGGCTGGCGTGCACGTCGACCTGCGGCACTCCCTCGGGCTGCTTGACCGGTCGCTGGAGGAGGAGAAGGCCGCCGACGAGGCCGCCCGCGGGGAGGTGTTGGCCGACCTGCGGCGCCGCGGGCTGGTGCGCGAGGGTGCCTCGGTCGCCGAGCAGGTCGAGGCGCTGCACCGGTTCCTCGGGTTCACCGCCTCCAAGTTGATCGGCGTCTCGGTCAGTGACCTGGCCCAGGACACCCGCGTCATCAACCAGCCCGGCACGGACGAGGAGTATCCCAACTGGCGGGTCCCGCTCGCCGGCACCGAGGGCCGCCCGGTCATGCTCGAGGAGCTCTTTGCCTGGCGCTCGGCCCGCCGGCTCGCTCGGACGGTCTCGCGCGAGGCCTGA